From Mumia sp. ZJ1417:
CCAAGAAGAAGCGGCGTGGTCCGGGGTGCTTCCTCGTCCTGCTGCTGGTCGCCGTGGTGTGCGTCGTCGGCTACCTCGGCGCCTCCAAGCTCGTCGGGATCGCTGGCGACCTCCTCGGCGGGCCGGAAGACTACCCCGGGCCCGGCAGCGGAAGTGTCGTCATCGAGGTGAGCGAGGGCGACACGGTCGCCGCGATGGGGCGTGAGCTCAAGGCCAAAGACGTCGTCGCGAGCGTTGACGCGTTCCTCGACGCCGCCGCGGGTGCGCCCGAGATGAACCAGGTGCAGCCGGGCTTCTACGAGCTGCGCAAGCAGATGCAGGCCTCGGCGGCCGTGCAGGCGCTCGTCGACCCGAAGAGCCGCGTCGACGCGTCGATCGGTGTCCCCGAGGGCGCACGTCTCGACCAGGTCGTCGGGCAGATCGTCAAGAAGACCGAGTTCACCAAGAAGGAGGTCAACGCCGCCCTGAAGGACCCTGAGCTGGGGCTCCCGGCGGCGGCCGACGGCAATGCCGAGGGCTACCTCTTCCCGGCGACGTACACCGTCGGGCCTGACGCGACGCCGCTCTCGCTGCTGCAGGAGATGGTGAGCAAGGCTGTCGCTCTCGAGACCGAGCTCGACATCGAGGCACGGGCGAAGGCGCTGGGCATCTCCGCGCACGACGCGATCGTCGTCGCGAGCATCGTGCAGGCCGAGGCCGGCACTGCGGACTACGACAAGGTCGCGCGGGTGATCTACAACCGTCTCGACGAGGGCATGGCGCTCCAGATGGACTCCACCATCCACTACGTCAGCG
This genomic window contains:
- the mltG gene encoding endolytic transglycosylase MltG produces the protein MSDIGLMPERERRPAGHRAARRAKKKRRGPGCFLVLLLVAVVCVVGYLGASKLVGIAGDLLGGPEDYPGPGSGSVVIEVSEGDTVAAMGRELKAKDVVASVDAFLDAAAGAPEMNQVQPGFYELRKQMQASAAVQALVDPKSRVDASIGVPEGARLDQVVGQIVKKTEFTKKEVNAALKDPELGLPAAADGNAEGYLFPATYTVGPDATPLSLLQEMVSKAVALETELDIEARAKALGISAHDAIVVASIVQAEAGTADYDKVARVIYNRLDEGMALQMDSTIHYVSGKDGSVWTSAEAREIDSPYNTYKYAGLPPGPIGNPGNKALEAALNPAEGSWLYFTLVDAESGETKFAESYSEHQQNVEELRQNCREQGGC